A portion of the Pectobacterium brasiliense genome contains these proteins:
- the moaB gene encoding molybdenum cofactor biosynthesis protein B, giving the protein MSKVSSEFVSLNLAVLTVSERRTAEDDTSGDYLREAAQSAGHRIVDSAIVKENLYQIRARVSAWIASDEVQGILINGGTGFTAGDVVPEAIAVLFDREIEGFGELFRMVSYEDIGTATLQSRALAGLANQTVIFAMPGSTRACRTAWERIIQEQLDARQKPCNFYPHVKKSS; this is encoded by the coding sequence ATGAGCAAAGTCAGCAGCGAATTTGTTTCTCTCAATCTTGCGGTTCTGACCGTTTCCGAACGCCGTACGGCGGAAGATGACACTTCCGGCGACTATCTGCGCGAAGCGGCGCAGTCTGCGGGGCACCGCATCGTCGACAGCGCCATCGTGAAAGAGAACCTGTACCAGATTCGGGCACGGGTCTCGGCGTGGATTGCCAGCGACGAGGTGCAGGGTATTTTGATTAATGGCGGGACGGGCTTTACCGCAGGGGATGTGGTACCGGAAGCCATTGCCGTCTTGTTCGATCGGGAAATTGAAGGTTTCGGCGAGCTGTTTCGCATGGTGTCGTACGAAGATATTGGTACGGCGACGCTGCAATCCCGTGCGCTTGCCGGTCTGGCTAACCAGACGGTGATTTTCGCCATGCCGGGCTCAACTCGCGCCTGTCGTACCGCATGGGAACGCATCATTCAGGAACAGCTGGATGCGCGCCAGAAGCCGTGCAATTTTTACCCGCACGTGAAAAAATCCTCTTAA
- the moaC gene encoding cyclic pyranopterin monophosphate synthase MoaC, translated as MSSSKPQLTHINAAGEAAMVDVSAKVETVREARAEAFVEMAPQTLAMIIAGSHHKGDVFATARIAGIQAAKRTWELIPLCHPLLLSKVAVELEAQPEHNRVRIESVCRLTGKTGVEMEALTAASVAALTIYDMCKAVQKDMVIGPVRLLAKSGGKSGDFTAEGA; from the coding sequence ATGTCATCATCTAAGCCACAATTGACCCACATTAACGCCGCTGGTGAAGCCGCGATGGTGGATGTGTCCGCCAAAGTTGAAACCGTGCGCGAAGCCCGCGCGGAAGCCTTCGTTGAAATGGCACCGCAGACGCTGGCAATGATTATTGCCGGCAGCCACCACAAGGGCGATGTGTTCGCCACCGCACGCATCGCTGGGATTCAGGCGGCGAAACGCACCTGGGAACTGATTCCGCTTTGTCATCCGCTGCTGCTGAGCAAAGTTGCTGTCGAGCTGGAAGCGCAGCCGGAGCACAATCGGGTTCGCATTGAGTCCGTGTGTCGTCTGACGGGGAAAACCGGCGTAGAGATGGAAGCACTGACGGCGGCCTCCGTCGCTGCGCTGACCATCTATGACATGTGCAAGGCCGTGCAGAAAGACATGGTGATTGGTCCGGTGCGTCTGCTAGCGAAAAGCGGCGGCAAATCGGGCGACTTTACGGCGGAGGGAGCATGA
- the moaD gene encoding molybdopterin synthase sulfur carrier subunit, whose protein sequence is MIKILFFAQVRELIETDSLSLPAEYATVEDVRQALCQRGARWALALESGKLLAAVNQSLVELTHPLQDGDEVAFFPPVTGG, encoded by the coding sequence ATGATCAAGATTCTGTTTTTTGCACAAGTCCGTGAACTGATCGAGACAGACAGCCTGTCGCTGCCTGCCGAGTATGCCACCGTAGAAGACGTCCGGCAGGCGCTATGCCAACGCGGCGCACGCTGGGCGCTGGCGCTGGAGTCTGGCAAATTGCTGGCTGCGGTGAATCAGTCGCTGGTTGAGCTTACGCACCCGCTACAGGATGGCGATGAAGTGGCGTTTTTCCCACCGGTAACGGGAGGTTGA